The genomic stretch CTATAGGTAGCAGCATATTAATTGCTAACCCCCGGGGATCCGATGACTTCTAATCAAATGGTTTCGGTCAGAGAACAACTCTTAGTATTGGCCTCCATCATTGATTCACATCGTGACTGGTGGCGATTTCCGACAGAGGACCAGGTTCAGGGATTCCTGGGCGATGATCCTTTATTTATCGTGGGTGACCAGCCATCAACAAGCCCATGGAAACAGTCTCATCCTAATCGACGAGCTTTTTATGACACACTCTATGGAATAGGGGCAAGCAGGGCACATTTGACTGATCTCTATAAGCGCCGAGGTCGTTCGGGAGAGTTAAGGGGAGAAGAACTACCAGAAGACTTCAAGGATCACCTTAAGTTTTTTGAGAGGGAAATCGATATTGTTCGGCCAAAACGCATCGTTGCTTTGGGAAATGTTGCCTATGAGTTGCTGTTTAAATATCTCCCCGGGATCAGGGGGATGCTCTCTCGCATGTGGCATTTTTCCTACGTGGTGCGTGCAAAAAAAGTTCACGAATATGAAGCGAACATGCGGAACGCCTTGACGGGTATCATCCCTTCCATCACTGCCCCCGAAGACAGTTCGCCCACCTTGGAAGTTATTGCGTCTGACGCTCAAAACTATCCAAGAAAATCAGCTATTTCTCCTTTCGCGCAGATAGGATGTGCCACAACCTATTCTAGTTCAAGGCTGTGCTTTAGGGCGAAAGAAATTGAACCCCTCGACAAGGACGATAAGTTTTGCGTAGTCACGGCCGATGGACCCTTTGTAATGACAAAGCGGGACTTCTACTGGACGTTTCCGAGAGTAGTGCAATCGAATAGCTATAAATACGGAAGGAAGGAGTATCATTACCCAAGTACCCCACAGCGTGCGCGGCGATTTCTGGTCCACCGGGAACCCATGCCCGACTCCTTCATCGACCTCGTTAGGGCTGTACATACTCATAATTGGTGTACCTTGGAAAACTGCTGCACCTGCGGAGCAAATGACTATCGTCAAGTCCTGAAACAATTAGAGAGAGAGGCGGATGGTGGCCTTCCGGGCGCCCTTGCGGCTTTAAACCCCTCTGAACTAACATTGGAACGTAACTGGAAGGCTGCTTTGCATATAGCTGTCAGCGATTTCTTGTCTTCAATCCAGGTTGAAAGTATACTCAAGGCGTGGTGGCCAAAGTTCCATGAAGACATAGCATTTTCTGATTTTGTCCTTTATAAAATCCTCAGATACGCTCCAAAAAGAAACGATATCAGGCAAAAATGGCTCGATGCATGTATTATATTGGCCAAGGACAATAGGAGCTTCTCATTAATAGAATCGTTGCTGCTTGTCCTCAGAAAGGCTGCATTTGAACATGCCGAGATCATAGAAATTGCCAAGGAATATGCCAAGTCATCGGGCCAGATGAGAAGGGTTCTACGGAATGCCTGCGGAATAGAAATGAAAAACACCTAAACATCTTTGGTCCGGCCGGAAGACGGAATCAGCAAGGAACTGCCATTTATAAAACTTGCGGAATTCTAACAATTCTCCTGCGCGCAGCTCAATAAAATACTACAACGGAAATAATGGAGAAGAAATCCGATTTAGGCAATGATCGGGGCGTAAAAAACATTAGTTTTATACGCAGCGCTTTCGTTGTTGCCCGCGACAATAAGGATAATTACCTTCCCCCCGGTGCTACTCTTCCGGTTTTTACAGGCTCTGGCAAAGAATAACCATAAACCTTAATAAGGGCTAAAACATTTCAAGGAAACTGCCCACTTATGACCTGTAGGAACATATGCGGATTGACGATAGAAATACCCTGAAAGGATTTCAAATCGGTCAAATGATGGTCCCCGGACACAATATAGTCAACCCCGCCTTCCAGCGCACACGCCAATATTTTATTGTCGTCCGGGTCGTCTTTAATAAAATCTACTAATTTTTTGCCTGGCGTGACGGTTGCAACTTTACTAAAGGCCCCAATAAAAAGACTGATTTGCTCCGGCGTGTTCCTGTGGATTTTCTTCAGCTTCGGGCTCAAAAGGGTTCGTTCAATCTCATCAACAATTTCCCGGGAAAGGAAAATATGGAGTTTTCCCTTTCTGGCCAATGATAAAATCTCAGCCGGTTTTCCTGCTGGCACCAAATAGGCACTCACTACAACGTTTGTGTCTAAAACAACTTTAATCATTTCCTTTGGGCCTTGGCAGTTATCTTTCCCTTTCGTACCCCTCTGATAGCTTCCTCGATGAGTTTTTCAACCTTCTCCGGATCTTCCCCTTTCATCTTGTTATGCATTTCATCGAACATTTTCCAAACCTCGGCCTTTTCTTTATCAATCATAACCTTGGGTCGGATTGTCACTTCAGAGCCTTTGATTAGGAAATCAATAATATCGCCCTCTCTGAGGTTCAACGATTCCCTTACCTCTTTCGGAAAGGTGACTTGACCGCTTCTTAATACTTTTGCCCAGGGCATTGAGTGTCCTCCTCCTTTAATCTTAGCGCCGTTTTGCATAGTTGCTGTATTTATGTAAATATGTAATTTAGTATAGAGGACAATCGTTACAATGTCAAGCCAGGGGCCAATGAAAACATGGCTGCGTTTTTACCCAATAGAAATACTCTTTAATTAATTAGCACTGGAATTAATATGTATTTTATCATAAAATGAGGGCAAATCTGCCGGTTTTTTGCAGAAAATACTCGAATAACTTCCGGTTCTCCTGATTCTCGGAAGTTATTTCGTCTCCGGTTTTTTCTCGTCTTATTCACAGCTGGGTTCATTGGGGTTTTGTAACCTTTCTGTCATAGGTAATATCTCGTATTAATGCCGATTTTGATGGAACAGACAAAAACAACTAAACGGCCCCAAAATGATGGAATCGTTGCCGTACCCCCAGGTGTTATCGTAAGAGATAATGTTCCGTTATATCTGCCCTTTCGTGCCCCATTTCCCAGCTAACTTCTTGTAATCTTTCCTCGTAAGTCATGTTTGTGTGTTCCTGTAATTCTTCCATTCTTTCCTGTGCAAAGTTCCAGCGTAGTCCGTGTGAGCCCGTATAGTCCTGATCGGATGACAAAGCAGCTTCTTTTAGCGATTCTCTGTACTCGTTTTTGTCAAATTCGAGCTTGCCTTTTTCTTCTATGAGCGCAGAAAGGTTTCTATAGGTGTCTTCCGATACTGCTATTTCCCTTTCCTTGCCGCCCTTGCCCTCAACTTCAATATAGCCCCTTGTTTCACCTGTATAGGCATCGATCCGCAGACCCTTAAGGTCTTCTTTTTCAAGTCCCCAAATCTCGTTTATCCTTGCCCCGCCCTCGTGTTGTACAGAAACCAGCGTCTTGTGTTCGGGATCTCTTATTTCATTAATTAGAGCTTTTGGTGTTTCGTATGCCCGGGTTGTGACGGCTCGGTCAAGGACCTGTGAGGCTTCGGCTTTGACCTCTTTTATGGTTTCTCTAAAGTTGTACCCGCTATCCTTACCAACCCGATCAGCATACATGTTTAAGGCATTCTCAAATTTGGAAAGGGCTGCGCATTCCCGCTGAAACGTACTGTATTTAACCCCGTCTGCAATCCGAGACTCTAAAAATGCCTTGACGTGATCGCCCTGTAGTTTTTCCACGTCGCGAACGCCGAGGTTTTCTTTGCACCAGTTCGCCGCCTGGTGCCAGGTGTCCTTATACACTTCGGCGGTACGGTAAGAATAAATATTTAAAGATTTGCCGAGGTCGGACCAGGTTTTAGCGCCTTCAGAGCGTGCAATCGCTTTTTCGGCATGCTTTGAGGTGCCGGGGTTGAATATCCCGGATTCGTTAAATACTTTCGTTACCTGGTAGCCTGTCCCGCCTCTCATATCTTCTTCGTTTTCCATCCTGCCTTAATCAGCAGGTAACCGCTTAAGTAAACCCACTTTTTAACAAAATAGCTGAAGTTTAACAGCTTTCCAGTTTTACCGAACCGGATCGGAAACGCGCCGAGCATTGCACCCGACACTCGATAGCTATCTGTCGATAGCCTCTATCGTGGTTCACCCACGCGCGGATTGCCCCTGCGGTTTTTTGCAATCACGAGGGCCGCCTCTTGTGCGCTTCGGGCATTGAAACAACACAAGAGCAATACAACAACAAGAATGATATAATATCCATACTTTTATTTTAGAAAATAAAATAGATTTAGTCAAGATATATTATTTATGTTTTGTTGGTGTAATCCCGCTTTTGTTACCAAAAGCTGGTTTTTGCAGTATTTGTAGTGTGTTGTTTAAACCATTTTATTTATTAGATTATTTATCTTAATTATTATTATATATTCTTAATTCCACGCTTGACATTCTCAGTTAAAATTCTTAGTATTGTTTCGATGAATAAAACTGACAAAAAGAAACTTACATGGCTTTTCGGGCAACCTGAAGAAATACTGATAGAGGCCATCAAGCATCAAAGGGACCTGTATTTCGAACTCAGGAGCAAACAGAAAGAACTTGATCCTAACCAAATAACGCTTGTATCACTAATTAAAACTGCTGAACATTTTTTCAACGCAGAACACCCGACGGTATACAAAGACAGGGATCACGACCTTGAAGCCCTAAGAAAAAAAGTAATGGAAAGAATACAAAGACATAAAATCAGACACACAGAAAAAATAAAGAGCAGAAAAAAGAGAGAGGGCAAGAAAAAAAGGAAAATCACGCAGCTAATGGCAGAAATCGTGATCATGCGAGAGCAGGGACAGAGCTACAAGGCAATAGCAGACTACATTGAAAAATATCACAAACTAAAGCTGCATCCGACATATGTTTCCAAACTTCTACATGCGCACGAGGGAAAACAATGAAAAAGTATGCCGTTTTATTTTTAGGAATATTGCTGTCGATATGCGTTACGATGTATTATCAGTTAAACCAAAAC from Syntrophales bacterium encodes the following:
- a CDS encoding uracil-DNA glycosylase family protein — its product is MTSNQMVSVREQLLVLASIIDSHRDWWRFPTEDQVQGFLGDDPLFIVGDQPSTSPWKQSHPNRRAFYDTLYGIGASRAHLTDLYKRRGRSGELRGEELPEDFKDHLKFFEREIDIVRPKRIVALGNVAYELLFKYLPGIRGMLSRMWHFSYVVRAKKVHEYEANMRNALTGIIPSITAPEDSSPTLEVIASDAQNYPRKSAISPFAQIGCATTYSSSRLCFRAKEIEPLDKDDKFCVVTADGPFVMTKRDFYWTFPRVVQSNSYKYGRKEYHYPSTPQRARRFLVHREPMPDSFIDLVRAVHTHNWCTLENCCTCGANDYRQVLKQLEREADGGLPGALAALNPSELTLERNWKAALHIAVSDFLSSIQVESILKAWWPKFHEDIAFSDFVLYKILRYAPKRNDIRQKWLDACIILAKDNRSFSLIESLLLVLRKAAFEHAEIIEIAKEYAKSSGQMRRVLRNACGIEMKNT
- a CDS encoding putative toxin-antitoxin system toxin component, PIN family; this translates as MIKVVLDTNVVVSAYLVPAGKPAEILSLARKGKLHIFLSREIVDEIERTLLSPKLKKIHRNTPEQISLFIGAFSKVATVTPGKKLVDFIKDDPDDNKILACALEGGVDYIVSGDHHLTDLKSFQGISIVNPHMFLQVISGQFP
- a CDS encoding AbrB/MazE/SpoVT family DNA-binding domain-containing protein produces the protein MPWAKVLRSGQVTFPKEVRESLNLREGDIIDFLIKGSEVTIRPKVMIDKEKAEVWKMFDEMHNKMKGEDPEKVEKLIEEAIRGVRKGKITAKAQRK
- a CDS encoding site-specific integrase; this translates as MENEEDMRGGTGYQVTKVFNESGIFNPGTSKHAEKAIARSEGAKTWSDLGKSLNIYSYRTAEVYKDTWHQAANWCKENLGVRDVEKLQGDHVKAFLESRIADGVKYSTFQRECAALSKFENALNMYADRVGKDSGYNFRETIKEVKAEASQVLDRAVTTRAYETPKALINEIRDPEHKTLVSVQHEGGARINEIWGLEKEDLKGLRIDAYTGETRGYIEVEGKGGKEREIAVSEDTYRNLSALIEEKGKLEFDKNEYRESLKEAALSSDQDYTGSHGLRWNFAQERMEELQEHTNMTYEERLQEVSWEMGHERADITEHYLLR